TGCTGAACTCCACCAAGGATAAGCAAGAGCGCATTGGTCGGATGATGATGATGCACTCGAACAATCGTGAAGAGATCGAAGAAGCCTATGCGGGCGACATTATCGCTCTGGCCGGTCTGAAAGCGACCACAACGGGTGACACGCTGTGTGCGAAGAATGACCCGGTCGTTCTGGAAACCATGACCTTCCCGGATCCGGTGATTGAGATTGCGGTTGAGCCGAAATCGAAAGCTGACCAGGAAAAAATGTCTGTTGGCCTGCAGCGCCTCGCGGCTGAAGACCCAAGCTTCCAGGTCGAGTCGGACTTTGAGTCTGGCCAGACCATCATGAAGGGCATGGGCGAACTTCACCTCGACATCCTCGTCGACCGTCTGAAGCGTGAGTTTAAAGTTGAAGCGAATATCGGTCAGCCGAAAGTGGCTTACCGCGAAGCGATCGGCCGTGTGGCTGACATCGACTACACGCACAAGAAACAGTCTGGTGGTTCTGGACAGTTTGCCCGCGTGAAGCTGACCTTCGAACCACTGGAAGCCGGTTCCGGCTTTGAGTTCGAAAGCAAGGTTGTTGGCGGTAACGTGCCGAAGGAATATATCCCGGGCGTCGAAAACGGCTTGAAAATGGCGAAGGAAAACGGGCTTCTGGCTGGCTATCCTGTGACCGACTTCAAAGCGACCCTGACAGACGGTGCGTTCCACGATGTCGACTCCAGTGTTCTGGCGTTCGAAATTGCGGCCCGTGCTGCATTCCGCGAACTGAAGACCGAAGGCGATCCACGCCTGATGGAACCTGTGATGAAGGTCGAAGTTGTCACCCCTGAAGACTATATGGGCGACATCATTGGTGACCTGAACTCACGCCGCGGTCAGATCCAGGGCTCTGAGCCACGCGGTAACGCGACAGCGATCAACGCCTTTGTCCCGCTGGTGAATATGTTCGGTTACGTGTCTGACCTGCGCGGCATGTCACAAGGCCGGGCGCAGTTCACCATGCAGTTCGACCACTATGCTGAGGTGCCAAAAGCCGAAGCACAGAAAATCACCCAAGAATTGGCTGGCTAAGTCAAAACAACACTAGAAGATTTGGTAATAGGAGTGTCCCATGGCCAAGGAGAAGTTTGAGCGTAATAAGCCGCACGTGAACATCGGCACGATTGGTCACGTGGACCATGGTAAGACGACGCTGACCGCAGCGATCACCATGGTGCTGGCAGATGTGACGGGGGCTGAGAAGCGTTCGTATGAAGACATCGATAGCGCGCCTGAAGAAAAAGCCCGCGGCATCACCATCAACACCGCGCACGTCGAGTATGAGACGGAAAACCGTCACTATGCGCACGTCGACTGCCCTGGCCACGCTGACTATGTGAAGAACATGATCACCGGTGCGGCCCAGATGGACGGCGCGATCCTGGTTGTGAACGCGGCTGATGGCCCAATGCCACAGACCCGTGAGCACATCCTGCTGGCCCGCCAGGTGGGTGTGCCGGCTCTGACCGTCTTCATGAACAAGGTCGACCAGGTCGATGATGAAGAACTGCTCGAGCTGGTTGAAATGGAAATCCGTGAGCTTCTGAGCTCTTACGAATTCCCAGGCGACGATATTCCGATCATTGCCGGTTCTGCTCTGGCCGCGGTTGAAGGCCGTGACGACAATATCGGTAAAGACAAGATCATCGAACTGATGGCGGCTGTGGATGAGTATATCCCAACCCCGGATCGTCCAGTGGATCAGGACTTCCTGATGCCAGTGGAAGACGTGTTCTCGATCTCTGGTCGCGGTACGGTTGTGACCGGCCGTGTCGAAACCGGTGTCATCCACGTGGGTGACGAAGTTGAGATCGTTGGCATCCGCGAGACCCAGAAGACCACTGTCACCGGTGTTGAAATGTTCCGCAAGCTGCTCGATCAGGGCCAGGCGGGCGACAATATTGGCGCGCTGATCCGCGGGATCGACCGGGAAGGCGTTGAGCGTGGTCAAGTTCTGTGTAAGCCGGGCTCGATTACCCCGCACACGACTTTTGAAGCCGAAGCCTATATCCTGACGAAAGAAGAGGGTGGCCGTCACACGCCATTCTTCACCAATTATCGTCCACAATTCTACTTCCGTACGACAGACGTGACCGGTGTGGTCACCCTGCCAGCGGACAAGGAAATGGTTCTGCCAGGCGACAACGTAAAGATGAGCGTTGAGCTGATCCAGCCGATCGCCATGGACCAGGGCCTGCGCTTCGCGATCCGCGAAGGCGGCCGCACCGTCGGCGCCGGTGTTGTGGCAGCTGTGAAAGCTTAAGCAAACCGCATCCATTCAAATCGAGAACCCCGCTGCATGAGCAGCGGGGTTTTTCTTTGTGTTCAGCGTCAGGCGCGATAAGAAAACTCCATGAGCTTGACGCCCCAGGAACTGAACACAATGGCCTCGACCGCCATGGCTGCACTCCAGGCGGGCAGAGCCGATGATGCCGCCGGTGGTTTTGAGCAAATCATCTCACGTGGTGGGGCGAGCCGCGATATCTGGCTCGGTCTCGCCCTCGCGCGTCAGGGGCAAGAGAGACCAAACGAGATGATCGATGCACTGGATAAAGTGCTACTTGAGGACCCCACCAACCTTCGCGCGCTGTTGATGAAAGGCGATGCAATCTGGGACAGTGGTCAGCATGCGGACGCGGTGACCGTATACAACTATATTCGCAAACTGGTTCCGGACTCGAATATGGTCGAGGGGCCAGCGCGGCAGATGGTTGAGCGCGTGGCGACACGTCTGGATGCTCACAATACAGGCATCCGCAATCATCTGACGCAACACTTTCGCGAACATGTTTCGGGCGCGTCTTCGTATGAGCAGGCAAGATTTGAGCGCGCGAAGGCCATGCTGTTCGGCGACCGTCAGCGCTACAGTCAGGAACCGCGAAGCTTTTTCTATCCCGAACTTCCGGATCGTGAATTTTACGAAGCTGAGGATTACGCCTGGACCGAGCGACTGATCGCGGCGGAAAACCAGATCCGCAAAGAGTTCGAGGCGCTGCGTGACCAACCAGGTGCCTTCACACCTTATATTCATGCGGCGGGCAACGTTCCGATCGATCGCAACAATCCGCTGCTCGACAATGACGACTGGAGTGCGGTGCACATTCAGAAAAATGGTGTTGTAGATCAGGCGATCGCGACCACGATGCCGAGCGTGTTGGACGCGCTTTCCGACGCGCCGCTGGAAAAGATCGATCAGCGCGGACCAACCGTTCTGGTGTCACGTCTTGCAGCGGGGGCCCGCATTCCTCCGCATACCGGCTATCTGAACACACGCCTTACCTGTCACTTACCGATTATCATCCCAGATGGCTGCGGTCTTCGTTGCGGCAGTGAAACGCGCCATTGGCGCTCGGGTGAGATGCTGATGTTCAATGACAGCATTGATCATGAGGCGTGGAATGCGAGCGATGAAGACCGGTTCGTCCTGATCTTCTTCGTCTGGCGGCCCGAACTGAGTGAGGCTGATCAGGCGATGATCAAATCCCTGATCGAAGGGATCGATTCCTACCAGCCAGATTAGTCGGTCAGCGCGTCTCGATTGGCGAGATTCAAGCCGCCTGCGCCGCCGTCTTCAATATCGACGCCAAACGTTTCGAGGAAGCGGGATATCATCATGTAGTAGCCAGTGACAAAGGTCAGCTCCTGCGTCATCTCGACCCCAAAATGTGCGAGCGTTGACTCAAAAGTTTCATCGCTGGCCCGAACATTCGCAACAATGTCGTCGACAAAGGCGAGGGCAAGTTTCTGTTCCTCGCTCAGACCGGGATGGTCTGGACCGGATTTCACCGCCTCGATCAGCGCATCGCTCATTCCGAGATCGCGTCCGATTTTTTCATGCTGAGCGG
This DNA window, taken from Hyphomonas sp. Mor2, encodes the following:
- the tuf gene encoding elongation factor Tu; amino-acid sequence: MAKEKFERNKPHVNIGTIGHVDHGKTTLTAAITMVLADVTGAEKRSYEDIDSAPEEKARGITINTAHVEYETENRHYAHVDCPGHADYVKNMITGAAQMDGAILVVNAADGPMPQTREHILLARQVGVPALTVFMNKVDQVDDEELLELVEMEIRELLSSYEFPGDDIPIIAGSALAAVEGRDDNIGKDKIIELMAAVDEYIPTPDRPVDQDFLMPVEDVFSISGRGTVVTGRVETGVIHVGDEVEIVGIRETQKTTVTGVEMFRKLLDQGQAGDNIGALIRGIDREGVERGQVLCKPGSITPHTTFEAEAYILTKEEGGRHTPFFTNYRPQFYFRTTDVTGVVTLPADKEMVLPGDNVKMSVELIQPIAMDQGLRFAIREGGRTVGAGVVAAVKA
- a CDS encoding aspartyl/asparaginyl beta-hydroxylase domain-containing protein, encoding MSLTPQELNTMASTAMAALQAGRADDAAGGFEQIISRGGASRDIWLGLALARQGQERPNEMIDALDKVLLEDPTNLRALLMKGDAIWDSGQHADAVTVYNYIRKLVPDSNMVEGPARQMVERVATRLDAHNTGIRNHLTQHFREHVSGASSYEQARFERAKAMLFGDRQRYSQEPRSFFYPELPDREFYEAEDYAWTERLIAAENQIRKEFEALRDQPGAFTPYIHAAGNVPIDRNNPLLDNDDWSAVHIQKNGVVDQAIATTMPSVLDALSDAPLEKIDQRGPTVLVSRLAAGARIPPHTGYLNTRLTCHLPIIIPDGCGLRCGSETRHWRSGEMLMFNDSIDHEAWNASDEDRFVLIFFVWRPELSEADQAMIKSLIEGIDSYQPD
- a CDS encoding carboxymuconolactone decarboxylase family protein; the encoded protein is MARIPYADPKQFDDTTRNLLERIAPLNIFKMMAHAPGLMRPLVDLGGAFLFNGKLDPVTRECAILRVGYLSKASYETAQHEKIGRDLGMSDALIEAVKSGPDHPGLSEEQKLALAFVDDIVANVRASDETFESTLAHFGVEMTQELTFVTGYYMMISRFLETFGVDIEDGGAGGLNLANRDALTD